A DNA window from Pseudodesulfovibrio thermohalotolerans contains the following coding sequences:
- a CDS encoding MarR family winged helix-turn-helix transcriptional regulator, whose translation MEIAPEHLFFPAMSRFQRLYSKGLSKRLDPHGVKPGYLDVFFRLWEEDGITQKTLLESMDVEQATLSNTLKRMERDGFLVRERNPVDRRQSVIVLTPMGASLRKIVMAAIDDLQAVVNTRLSINDRRYFRRILAQMTDHLVHDLDDATLVLLDELEESDDTVLLVHEIQK comes from the coding sequence ATGGAAATTGCACCGGAGCACCTTTTCTTCCCGGCCATGTCCCGTTTCCAACGACTCTATTCAAAAGGTCTGTCGAAACGGCTTGATCCCCACGGCGTCAAGCCGGGGTATCTCGACGTGTTCTTCAGACTATGGGAAGAGGATGGCATAACCCAAAAGACGCTCCTCGAATCCATGGACGTGGAGCAGGCCACCTTGTCCAATACCCTCAAGCGGATGGAGCGCGACGGGTTCCTCGTCCGCGAACGCAACCCGGTCGACCGCCGACAGTCCGTCATTGTACTCACCCCCATGGGCGCAAGCCTGCGCAAGATCGTCATGGCCGCCATCGACGACCTCCAGGCCGTGGTCAACACACGCCTGAGCATCAACGACCGCCGCTACTTCCGCCGCATCCTCGCCCAGATGACCGATCACCTTGTTCATGACCTGGATGACGCCACCCTGGTGCTTCTTGACGAACTGGAAGAATCGGACGACACAGTCCTCCTCGTCCATGAGATTCAAAAATAG
- the larB gene encoding nickel pincer cofactor biosynthesis protein LarB translates to MPIQGVELMSLDRLLDEFEAGHVSREKLKKELLRQSFIETGCAKIDQLRELRTGGPEVVYCAGKSPDQVASIFDHLNRHNGRVLGTKAEQAHFEAVRAVAKARFDPVSGLLSIGEPPAAPAGKVVIVSAGTSDMPVAEEAAGTAEFLGSRVERYFDCGVAGIHRLFSVMEELNGASVIVAVAGMEGALPSVVGGLALPPIVAVPTSVGYGANFQGLAALLTMMNSCAPGIGVVNIDNGFGAGYLAHKINMLACAASADDAI, encoded by the coding sequence ATGCCGATTCAGGGAGTGGAGCTGATGAGCCTGGACCGTCTTCTCGATGAATTCGAGGCCGGGCATGTGTCGCGGGAGAAGTTGAAGAAGGAGCTGCTTCGGCAGTCCTTCATCGAGACCGGCTGCGCCAAGATCGACCAGTTGCGCGAGCTGCGCACAGGCGGTCCCGAGGTGGTCTACTGCGCGGGCAAGAGCCCCGATCAGGTGGCGTCCATATTCGATCATCTCAACCGGCACAACGGACGCGTGCTCGGCACCAAGGCCGAACAGGCCCACTTCGAGGCTGTGCGGGCCGTTGCAAAGGCCCGCTTCGATCCTGTTTCCGGGCTGCTCTCCATAGGTGAGCCGCCTGCCGCTCCGGCGGGCAAGGTGGTGATTGTTTCGGCCGGCACTTCGGATATGCCTGTTGCCGAAGAGGCGGCGGGCACGGCCGAGTTCCTGGGAAGCCGCGTGGAAAGGTATTTCGACTGTGGCGTGGCGGGCATCCACCGGCTCTTCTCCGTCATGGAGGAGCTTAACGGCGCGTCTGTGATCGTGGCCGTGGCGGGCATGGAGGGTGCCCTTCCCTCCGTTGTCGGGGGGCTGGCCCTGCCGCCCATCGTGGCGGTGCCCACCAGCGTGGGGTACGGGGCCAATTTTCAGGGCCTTGCCGCCCTGCTGACCATGATGAACTCGTGCGCCCCGGGCATCGGGGTGGTGAATATCGATAACGGCTTCGGCGCGGGGTATCTCGCGCACAAGATCAACATGCTGGCGTGTGCCGCCAGCGCGGATGACGCCATATGA
- a CDS encoding biotin transporter BioY, protein MTRNALPDSPLASLHKLVWTALSAALIGAGAYLIVPIGPVPVSMQPFFIFLAGYLLGPRHAVLAMALYLLAGTIGLPVFAGGKSGLGYLLGPTGGYLIGFLGTAFVCGLARTREGALPWFRGTLAGLAAVCVAYALGAAWLKTVLDLSWTKAAAVGVLPFIPWDIIKVVAALAAARHMVRLGLTPDGRQA, encoded by the coding sequence ATGACCCGAAACGCCCTGCCCGATTCCCCCCTGGCCTCCCTGCACAAGCTCGTCTGGACCGCGCTCTCGGCCGCCCTCATCGGTGCCGGCGCGTACCTCATCGTGCCCATCGGCCCGGTGCCGGTGTCCATGCAGCCCTTCTTCATCTTCCTGGCCGGATACCTGCTCGGCCCCCGGCACGCGGTTCTGGCGATGGCCCTGTACCTCCTGGCCGGAACCATCGGCCTGCCCGTGTTCGCGGGCGGCAAGTCCGGACTCGGATACCTGCTCGGCCCCACGGGCGGCTACCTGATCGGTTTTTTGGGCACGGCCTTCGTCTGCGGCCTGGCCCGCACCCGGGAAGGCGCCCTGCCCTGGTTCCGGGGCACACTGGCCGGACTGGCCGCCGTGTGCGTCGCCTACGCCCTGGGCGCGGCCTGGCTCAAGACCGTCCTGGACCTCAGTTGGACCAAGGCCGCGGCCGTGGGCGTGCTGCCCTTCATTCCCTGGGACATCATCAAGGTGGTCGCGGCGCTGGCCGCCGCCCGGCACATGGTCCGCCTGGGTCTGACGCCCGACGGCCGCCAGGCGTAA
- a CDS encoding PTS system mannose/fructose/sorbose family transporter subunit IID, whose amino-acid sequence MAVHGFPRLQADTKTMAFLRSFLRCYLAGAAFNTRGMQNIGLMYAMQPGLRAIHQDPKELRTALKRYARHYQSHPFWTPCMVGILLNVETTISAGHFPAHMLSKVRDTTSYTLSAIGDSVFAGSLLIFWALLTICLLLTGYPVAAFLLGLFMFIGLQAFRAYTFAGGVKQGFRFLEKLRRWDLINWGTKVKYANAALLLWLWTLIWPRPYDWWEFVIGLAALMLFGRYVRTGILSRVLAVAVFVGFIELFPWIEALAEHAFGL is encoded by the coding sequence ATGGCGGTTCACGGCTTCCCCCGGCTACAGGCCGACACAAAAACGATGGCCTTCCTGCGCAGCTTCCTGCGCTGCTATCTGGCGGGCGCGGCCTTCAACACACGGGGAATGCAGAACATTGGGCTCATGTACGCCATGCAGCCGGGACTCCGGGCCATCCACCAGGACCCCAAGGAACTCCGCACCGCCCTCAAGCGCTATGCGCGCCATTACCAATCGCACCCGTTCTGGACTCCGTGCATGGTCGGCATCCTCCTGAACGTGGAGACCACCATCAGCGCCGGGCACTTCCCGGCGCACATGCTGTCCAAGGTCCGGGACACCACCAGCTACACCCTGTCCGCCATCGGCGATTCCGTCTTCGCGGGCAGCCTGCTCATCTTCTGGGCTCTGCTGACCATCTGTCTGCTCCTGACCGGATACCCGGTCGCGGCCTTCCTGCTGGGGCTGTTCATGTTCATCGGACTCCAGGCGTTCCGCGCATACACCTTCGCGGGCGGGGTGAAGCAGGGATTCCGCTTCCTGGAAAAACTCCGGCGGTGGGACCTCATCAACTGGGGCACCAAGGTCAAGTACGCCAACGCGGCCCTGCTGCTATGGCTGTGGACGCTCATCTGGCCGCGCCCTTACGACTGGTGGGAATTCGTCATCGGCCTGGCCGCGCTCATGCTCTTCGGACGCTATGTGCGCACCGGCATCCTCTCGCGGGTGTTGGCCGTAGCCGTATTCGTCGGCTTCATCGAACTTTTTCCGTGGATCGAGGCACTCGCCGAACACGCTTTTGGCTTGTGA
- the ptsP gene encoding phosphoenolpyruvate--protein phosphotransferase produces the protein MADTTLTGIPVATGIAIGKAYFVNRNHMANLPRQIVAAEDMPAEIERLHAAFKSVEKELASIREQVPEELKSHGSLIDTHLMMLKDPKLSGSAEKYIETLGLNAAWALEKAVSDQEAAFEAIKDQYIRERMQDVRVVAEKVQIKLMGVKSDLNSISGRAIIMAHDLTPADTVELQVDKIMAFATVRGGKTSHTGIMARSLNIPALVGVGRLEEIHDGDLVIIDGLTGKIVVNPTESELADYNERAALFEDYTRKIRRHCHLPAETFDGSRVMVQANIELVEEVTAVLDNGGEGVGLYRTEYAYLNRTSLPTEEELAEKYIDLAAIMAPRKVVFRTLDLGSDKFISTFGELNETNPAMGLRAIRFCLKNPQLFKTQLRAILRASAYGNVSLMFPMISGVKEIRQAKAWLAQAKAELRREGVKYDPDMPLGTMIELPAAVFIAEFLAHEVDFFSIGTNDLIQYSIGVDRTNRHVSYLYQPLHPATLRAIKLVVDAAHQAGIEVSLCGEVASDPFCVPILLGMGIDSISMTPQAIPGIKRIIRQTNMHDCRLLLKDVLECRTVSRINNLVMDNIFKHFPEEVTFFSSLLENDEQPS, from the coding sequence ATGGCAGACACGACCCTCACGGGCATACCGGTCGCCACCGGCATTGCCATCGGCAAGGCCTATTTCGTCAACCGGAATCACATGGCGAACCTGCCTCGGCAGATCGTCGCCGCCGAAGACATGCCCGCGGAGATCGAACGCCTCCACGCCGCCTTCAAGTCCGTGGAAAAGGAGCTGGCCTCCATCCGCGAACAGGTGCCCGAAGAGCTCAAGAGCCACGGTTCCCTTATCGATACACATCTGATGATGCTCAAGGACCCCAAGCTGTCCGGGTCCGCCGAAAAATATATCGAAACCCTGGGCCTGAACGCGGCCTGGGCGCTCGAAAAGGCCGTCTCCGACCAGGAGGCCGCCTTCGAGGCCATCAAGGACCAGTACATTCGCGAACGTATGCAGGACGTGCGCGTGGTGGCCGAAAAAGTCCAGATCAAGCTCATGGGCGTCAAGTCCGACCTGAACTCCATCTCCGGCCGAGCCATCATCATGGCCCACGACCTGACCCCGGCGGACACCGTCGAGCTTCAGGTGGACAAGATCATGGCCTTCGCCACAGTGCGCGGCGGCAAAACCTCCCACACCGGCATCATGGCCCGGTCCCTCAACATCCCCGCCCTCGTGGGCGTGGGCAGGCTTGAGGAAATCCACGACGGCGATCTGGTCATCATCGACGGGCTGACCGGAAAAATCGTGGTCAACCCCACCGAATCTGAGCTGGCCGACTACAACGAACGGGCCGCCCTGTTCGAGGACTACACGCGCAAGATACGTCGCCACTGCCACCTGCCCGCCGAGACCTTCGACGGCTCCCGCGTCATGGTCCAGGCCAACATAGAGCTGGTGGAGGAAGTCACGGCGGTGCTGGACAACGGCGGCGAGGGCGTGGGCCTGTACCGCACGGAATACGCCTACCTCAACCGGACCAGCCTGCCCACCGAGGAAGAGCTGGCCGAAAAATACATTGACCTGGCCGCCATCATGGCCCCGCGAAAGGTGGTCTTCCGCACCCTCGACCTCGGCAGCGACAAATTCATCTCCACCTTCGGCGAACTCAACGAGACCAACCCGGCCATGGGTCTGCGCGCCATCCGCTTCTGCCTCAAGAACCCGCAGCTGTTCAAAACACAGCTCCGGGCCATCCTGCGCGCCTCGGCCTACGGCAACGTCTCGCTCATGTTTCCAATGATCTCGGGCGTCAAGGAGATCCGCCAGGCAAAGGCGTGGCTGGCCCAGGCCAAGGCCGAACTGCGCCGCGAAGGCGTGAAGTACGATCCGGACATGCCGCTGGGGACCATGATCGAACTGCCCGCCGCCGTGTTCATCGCCGAGTTCCTGGCCCATGAGGTGGACTTCTTCTCCATCGGGACCAATGACCTCATCCAGTACTCCATCGGCGTGGACCGGACCAACCGCCACGTGTCCTATCTCTACCAGCCCCTGCACCCCGCAACGCTGCGAGCCATCAAATTGGTGGTTGACGCCGCGCACCAGGCAGGCATAGAAGTGTCCCTTTGCGGTGAGGTGGCGTCGGACCCGTTCTGCGTGCCCATCCTGCTCGGAATGGGCATCGACTCCATCTCCATGACCCCCCAGGCCATTCCCGGAATCAAACGGATCATCCGGCAGACGAACATGCACGACTGCCGTCTGCTCCTCAAGGATGTTCTGGAATGCCGCACGGTCAGCCGCATCAACAATCTGGTGATGGACAACATCTTCAAGCACTTTCCAGAAGAAGTCACCTTCTTCTCCTCCCTGCTCGAAAACGACGAGCAACCCAGTTAA
- a CDS encoding LarC family nickel insertion protein → MNTVYLDCSTGVSGDMLLSALSHALEEWRGPGRGFAHLEGELARLGLDGFGLEWTEKRIAGIRTMHVDVLQTREQPLRHYTDLCRIIGESGLGGRAGARAIEALRLLGEAEAKVHGVDLEQVHFHEIGAVDTLADICGSMILLDALEADRVVCSPVDLGSGFVDCAHGRMPVPAPACAELAKGLATFGSDCSMERATPTGLAILRTVAEGFGPLPLGTLLGVGYGSGGRSSDEQPTYVRAMVLAKVSE, encoded by the coding sequence ATGAACACGGTATATCTCGACTGCTCCACTGGAGTGAGCGGCGACATGCTCCTTTCGGCCCTGAGCCATGCCCTTGAGGAATGGCGCGGTCCCGGCCGGGGATTTGCCCACCTGGAAGGCGAATTGGCTCGCCTCGGACTCGACGGCTTCGGCCTTGAATGGACCGAGAAGCGGATCGCGGGCATCCGCACCATGCACGTGGACGTGCTCCAGACGCGGGAGCAGCCCTTGCGCCATTACACGGATCTGTGCCGGATCATCGGGGAAAGCGGTCTGGGCGGCCGAGCCGGAGCCCGAGCCATCGAGGCGTTGCGTCTGCTTGGCGAGGCCGAGGCCAAGGTCCACGGGGTGGATTTGGAACAGGTGCATTTTCATGAAATCGGGGCTGTGGACACCCTTGCGGATATTTGCGGTTCCATGATTCTCCTGGACGCGCTGGAGGCCGATCGGGTGGTTTGCAGCCCGGTTGATCTCGGGTCTGGTTTCGTGGACTGCGCACACGGCAGAATGCCTGTTCCCGCACCGGCTTGCGCGGAACTGGCCAAGGGGCTGGCCACCTTCGGCTCCGACTGCTCAATGGAGCGCGCCACCCCCACCGGCCTGGCCATCTTGCGGACCGTTGCGGAAGGTTTCGGTCCCCTGCCCCTCGGCACCCTCCTCGGCGTGGGCTACGGTTCGGGCGGACGGTCCTCGGATGAACAGCCAACCTATGTCCGGGCCATGGTCCTGGCGAAGGTTTCGGAATAA
- a CDS encoding biotin transporter BioY produces MKTTPLTDIHRLTWTALMAALIGAGAYLNLPIGPVPVSLQTFFVALAGFALGPKRGALAVGLYLLAGIAGLPVFAGGKSGLGHLCGPTGGFLIGFIFYAFIAGLARTDESISWARGFVFGILGMVVLFTMGAAWLKFSLDLTWTRTWAAGVAPFILWGLIKTSLAVITGRHLIRVGLLPMRT; encoded by the coding sequence ATGAAGACCACCCCCCTGACTGATATCCACCGCCTGACCTGGACCGCGCTCATGGCCGCCCTCATCGGAGCCGGCGCCTACCTGAACCTGCCTATCGGGCCGGTTCCCGTCTCCCTGCAAACCTTTTTCGTCGCCTTGGCCGGATTCGCACTGGGCCCCAAACGGGGCGCGCTGGCCGTTGGCCTGTACCTCCTGGCCGGAATCGCCGGGCTGCCCGTTTTCGCGGGCGGCAAGTCCGGCCTGGGACACCTGTGCGGCCCCACCGGCGGCTTCCTGATCGGCTTCATTTTCTACGCCTTCATCGCGGGACTGGCCCGTACCGACGAGAGCATCTCCTGGGCGCGCGGATTCGTCTTCGGCATCCTGGGCATGGTCGTCCTCTTCACCATGGGCGCGGCCTGGCTCAAGTTTTCCCTCGACCTGACCTGGACCAGGACCTGGGCGGCGGGAGTGGCCCCGTTCATCCTCTGGGGCCTCATCAAAACCTCGCTCGCCGTCATCACGGGCAGACACCTTATCCGCGTCGGGCTCCTGCCCATGCGCACCTGA
- a CDS encoding ATP-dependent sacrificial sulfur transferase LarE, producing the protein MSLQHLASLIADRAGEGRAAVALSGGVDSGLAAAAAFMALGDRAVACTVSSELTPKRDRLRAAEAAERIGIEHHVLDMSALASSEVRRNLSDRCYHCKRLVFGAMRDAVGGESLLIDGTNAEDDPARPGLRAVREFGVYSVLADAGLGKSEIRSLAREAGLPNWDAPSESCLATRISEGVELAAGDLGRVADLETFLHSLGADTVRVRPDNLMATVEHLPQFGGIMMKNRDKIVAVAEAIGFGSCRFREWS; encoded by the coding sequence ATGAGCCTGCAACATCTTGCCTCTCTCATCGCCGATCGCGCGGGTGAAGGTCGCGCAGCCGTGGCCCTGTCCGGCGGAGTCGACAGCGGGCTGGCGGCCGCCGCCGCGTTCATGGCACTCGGCGACAGAGCCGTGGCCTGCACCGTGTCCAGCGAGCTGACCCCCAAGCGGGACCGGCTCCGCGCGGCTGAAGCGGCCGAGCGAATCGGCATCGAACACCATGTTCTGGATATGTCCGCTCTCGCCTCTTCCGAGGTCCGGCGCAATCTTTCCGACCGTTGTTATCACTGCAAGCGGCTGGTTTTCGGCGCGATGCGCGACGCTGTCGGCGGCGAAAGCCTGTTGATCGACGGGACCAACGCCGAGGACGATCCGGCAAGACCCGGCCTGCGCGCCGTGCGCGAGTTCGGCGTGTATTCCGTCCTTGCCGACGCCGGGCTGGGCAAGTCGGAAATAAGAAGCCTTGCGCGCGAGGCGGGGCTGCCCAACTGGGACGCCCCGTCCGAGAGCTGTCTGGCTACCCGAATTTCCGAAGGCGTAGAGCTTGCGGCCGGGGATTTGGGCCGTGTGGCCGACCTGGAAACCTTTTTACACTCTCTTGGAGCCGACACGGTCAGGGTGCGCCCTGATAATCTGATGGCAACCGTGGAGCATCTTCCGCAGTTTGGCGGAATAATGATGAAAAATCGTGATAAGATCGTGGCCGTTGCGGAGGCGATCGGGTTTGGATCATGCCGATTCAGGGAGTGGAGCTGA
- a CDS encoding helix-turn-helix domain-containing protein has translation MDNSDAPRPPTLLTVREVADYLRVHQRTAYRLITNGTIRAVKIGSQWRVPEPALMEFLESGMKPSAPKGKRKAEPDQFKLPLD, from the coding sequence ATGGACAACTCAGATGCGCCCAGACCGCCCACGCTGCTTACCGTGCGGGAAGTTGCGGACTATTTGCGGGTACACCAGAGAACAGCCTATCGGCTGATTACGAACGGCACCATCCGAGCCGTCAAGATCGGCAGCCAGTGGCGGGTGCCCGAACCGGCCTTAATGGAATTTTTAGAGAGTGGAATGAAGCCCTCGGCCCCCAAAGGCAAGAGGAAGGCCGAGCCGGATCAATTCAAACTCCCTCTGGACTAA
- a CDS encoding HPr family phosphocarrier protein codes for MTDANNNTDEAPEYLSRKVIVASENGLHARPAGRLAQEAQAFEANISLVHDGQTVDAKSILDILTLAAGPGNMVELRAEGSDAEAALNRLEALFLNKFEEA; via the coding sequence ATGACGGACGCAAACAATAATACCGACGAAGCGCCGGAATACCTATCAAGGAAGGTCATCGTCGCCTCCGAGAACGGGCTGCACGCCCGGCCCGCGGGACGACTGGCGCAGGAGGCCCAGGCCTTCGAAGCGAACATCTCCCTGGTGCACGACGGCCAGACGGTGGACGCCAAATCCATCCTTGATATACTGACCCTGGCCGCAGGCCCGGGCAACATGGTGGAGCTTCGCGCCGAAGGCTCGGACGCCGAAGCCGCGCTCAATCGGCTTGAAGCATTGTTCCTGAACAAATTCGAAGAGGCATAA
- a CDS encoding DUF3431 domain-containing protein gives MRDDIRVIIARYREDVSWADRLGFDHVIYDKGGDCGPSARVLPNIGREAHTYFSHIVAEYDALAPVNVFLQGDPFDHLDDRGRATVETLRERLEDVADRRVPFKGLAWFKLKSDALGRPHDLRKPANKGRWAGWGRDIPVGEVFERIFDAPMPREIVCRAPTGNFCVTGERIRTRPRAFYEFCLGLTEADPRDERNTGHAFERLWQHIFNGNTAWNRDLYT, from the coding sequence GTGCGTGACGACATCAGGGTAATCATCGCCAGATATCGCGAGGACGTGTCCTGGGCCGACAGGTTGGGGTTCGATCACGTGATCTACGACAAGGGCGGCGATTGCGGTCCGTCGGCCCGCGTCCTGCCGAACATAGGGCGGGAGGCTCACACCTATTTCAGCCATATCGTGGCCGAATACGACGCCCTTGCCCCGGTGAACGTTTTCTTGCAGGGCGACCCCTTCGATCATCTCGATGATCGCGGTCGGGCGACGGTCGAGACTCTGCGGGAGCGGCTCGAAGACGTTGCGGACAGGCGCGTGCCCTTCAAAGGGCTGGCCTGGTTCAAGCTCAAAAGCGACGCGCTGGGCAGGCCGCACGACCTGCGAAAGCCCGCCAACAAGGGCCGCTGGGCCGGTTGGGGGCGCGACATCCCGGTGGGCGAGGTGTTCGAGCGTATTTTTGACGCGCCCATGCCACGCGAGATCGTCTGTCGGGCTCCGACGGGCAACTTCTGCGTGACCGGCGAACGCATCCGCACTCGCCCCAGGGCGTTTTATGAGTTCTGTCTCGGGCTCACCGAGGCCGACCCGCGCGACGAGCGCAACACGGGCCACGCCTTCGAGCGGCTGTGGCAGCACATCTTCAACGGCAACACGGCCTGGAATCGGGATTTGTATACATAG
- a CDS encoding MATE family efflux transporter, giving the protein MNLVKRWNAQGGYGEALSIGLPLVVSMISNTAMTFTDRIFLGNYSLEALGAALPANVMAFLFLSFFMGVSEYVNVFIAQYTGACRPESVGRALWQGIWFCIPAGLFLASLGFIADPLFQLGGHPEELRRLEVVYFQILTVGSLPCLLGLCLSNFFAGRGLTKPVMLISVGGIFINIPLDYCLINGVGPFPEMGIAGAGLATVIGFIVPLIVYMVLIFTPRNERKFKVLSGWRFDRKLFGRFLKFGLPGGVQFFLDMFAISFFVFIVGRFGAVELASTSAVFSIYNLAFMPTIGLHVAASIMVGQAMGDGNPDRAAFATHSVLHLALAYMCVMAVVFWVMPEYLLNLFRASGDAGADFDAVLQMGRTLMRYAAVFTVCDAVVIVYMGGLKGAGDTRFIMLVMGTASIASIVIPMLVLSWLGITNIHWPWLFLLIYVIVLAVIFTARFIRGPWRRIDLIGRGDGPEMG; this is encoded by the coding sequence ATGAATTTGGTGAAACGTTGGAACGCGCAAGGCGGGTACGGAGAGGCGCTGAGCATCGGGCTGCCGCTGGTCGTGAGCATGATTTCCAACACGGCCATGACCTTCACGGACCGTATCTTTCTTGGCAACTACTCTCTTGAAGCGCTGGGTGCCGCCCTTCCGGCCAATGTAATGGCCTTTCTTTTCCTTTCGTTTTTCATGGGCGTGTCCGAATACGTCAATGTCTTCATCGCGCAGTACACCGGCGCATGTCGCCCGGAAAGCGTGGGGCGCGCCCTTTGGCAAGGCATCTGGTTCTGCATTCCCGCCGGGCTTTTTTTGGCCTCGCTCGGATTCATCGCCGATCCCCTCTTCCAGTTGGGCGGTCACCCGGAGGAGCTGCGAAGGCTTGAGGTTGTCTATTTTCAGATTCTCACGGTGGGCAGCCTGCCCTGTCTGCTCGGGCTTTGCCTGTCCAATTTCTTTGCCGGGCGAGGCCTGACCAAGCCGGTCATGCTTATCAGCGTGGGCGGCATTTTCATCAACATTCCGCTGGATTATTGCCTCATCAACGGCGTTGGCCCCTTCCCCGAGATGGGCATCGCCGGAGCGGGTCTGGCGACCGTGATCGGATTTATCGTGCCGTTGATCGTCTATATGGTGCTGATCTTCACGCCCAGGAACGAGCGGAAGTTCAAGGTCCTGTCCGGCTGGCGGTTTGACAGGAAGTTGTTCGGACGGTTCCTGAAGTTCGGGCTGCCCGGCGGAGTCCAGTTTTTCCTGGATATGTTCGCCATTTCCTTTTTCGTCTTCATTGTCGGGCGGTTCGGGGCTGTTGAATTGGCTTCGACCAGCGCAGTCTTTTCCATCTACAATCTCGCCTTCATGCCCACCATCGGCCTGCATGTGGCCGCCAGCATCATGGTCGGCCAGGCCATGGGGGACGGCAATCCGGACCGCGCGGCGTTCGCCACCCATTCGGTGCTTCACCTGGCCCTGGCCTATATGTGCGTCATGGCCGTGGTCTTCTGGGTCATGCCGGAGTACCTGCTCAACCTGTTCCGCGCCAGCGGCGATGCCGGAGCCGATTTCGACGCGGTGTTGCAAATGGGCAGAACGCTTATGCGCTACGCCGCGGTCTTCACCGTGTGCGACGCCGTTGTCATTGTGTACATGGGCGGGCTCAAGGGCGCGGGCGACACACGGTTCATCATGCTTGTCATGGGGACCGCGTCCATCGCCAGCATTGTCATTCCCATGCTCGTGCTGAGCTGGCTGGGCATCACCAATATCCACTGGCCGTGGTTGTTCCTGCTTATCTACGTGATCGTCCTGGCTGTCATCTTTACGGCCCGATTCATTCGCGGTCCGTGGCGGCGCATCGACCTCATAGGCCGCGGCGACGGGCCTGAAATGGGTTGA
- the smpB gene encoding SsrA-binding protein SmpB yields the protein MAKKKKNKTLSPDTIAVNKQARRLYEILETLEAGISLVGSEVKSLRGGQVSFKDGYVSFRSGSAFLVGVHIAPYEKTGIYDQHAPERARRLLLHKHEIDMLQAKTEQKGLSVVPMKMYFSRGKVKVQLGLGRGKNVHSKKQDLKDRDIARDTQRQLASYK from the coding sequence ATGGCCAAAAAGAAAAAGAACAAGACCCTTTCCCCCGACACCATCGCGGTCAACAAGCAAGCCCGCCGCCTCTACGAGATCCTTGAGACCCTGGAGGCGGGCATCTCCCTTGTTGGCTCCGAAGTGAAGTCCCTGCGCGGCGGACAGGTCTCGTTCAAGGACGGCTATGTCTCCTTTCGCTCCGGCTCCGCCTTCCTGGTGGGCGTGCATATCGCCCCCTACGAAAAGACCGGCATCTACGACCAGCACGCTCCCGAACGCGCCCGGCGGCTTCTTCTGCACAAGCATGAAATCGACATGCTCCAGGCCAAGACCGAACAAAAAGGCCTCTCCGTGGTGCCCATGAAGATGTACTTCAGCCGCGGCAAGGTGAAGGTCCAGCTCGGCCTCGGACGCGGCAAGAACGTCCACTCCAAGAAGCAGGACCTCAAAGACCGCGACATCGCCCGCGACACACAGCGCCAGTTGGCTTCGTATAAGTAG